From a single Collimonas pratensis genomic region:
- a CDS encoding MurR/RpiR family transcriptional regulator, which yields MADTPTVDQLMLQIAEQYATLSRQLKIIATYVEQHRSSLMLERISDIAEHCQVQPSAIVRFAKQFGFSGFSEMQAVFRDAYTAQAIPSQNYQQRIRKLIDAKPTPLTSGSMAREFIAASRSGLDELLNGMDDSQFDAAVKLLQKAENIYVIGVRRSFPIASYIVYALQHTNKRVHLLSGLGGMIREQIRSIGKKDVVIAISFTPYGKETQACVRLAHHHQAKSLVITDSQLSPLARHASVLLTVKEGSAFAFRSLTNAMCLCQALFIALAYRLELNVEETGAIEGYDE from the coding sequence ATGGCAGACACCCCGACTGTCGACCAGTTGATGTTGCAGATCGCAGAGCAATACGCCACGCTTTCGCGGCAGCTGAAGATTATCGCCACCTATGTGGAGCAGCATCGCAGTAGCCTGATGCTGGAACGGATCAGCGACATTGCCGAGCATTGCCAAGTGCAGCCCTCTGCCATCGTACGCTTTGCCAAGCAGTTCGGCTTCAGCGGCTTCAGCGAGATGCAGGCGGTTTTCCGCGATGCCTATACGGCGCAAGCGATTCCTTCGCAAAATTACCAGCAACGCATACGCAAGCTGATCGACGCCAAGCCGACGCCGCTCACCAGCGGCTCGATGGCGCGCGAATTCATCGCTGCCAGCCGCAGCGGCCTGGATGAACTGCTGAACGGCATGGACGACAGCCAGTTCGACGCCGCGGTAAAACTGTTGCAGAAAGCGGAAAATATCTACGTGATCGGGGTGCGCCGCTCGTTTCCGATCGCCAGCTACATTGTGTACGCCTTGCAGCACACTAACAAGCGCGTACACCTGCTGTCCGGACTGGGCGGCATGATCCGCGAACAGATTCGCAGCATCGGCAAGAAGGACGTCGTGATCGCCATCAGCTTTACGCCCTACGGCAAGGAAACCCAGGCTTGCGTCAGGCTGGCGCATCACCACCAGGCCAAATCGCTGGTGATTACCGATAGCCAGCTGAGCCCGCTGGCCCGGCATGCTTCGGTATTGCTGACGGTCAAGGAAGGCAGCGCATTTGCATTCCGCTCGCTCACCAACGCCATGTGCCTTTGCCAGGCCCTGTTTATTGCGCTGGCTTATAGGCTTGAGCTTAATGTTGAGGAAACGGGCGCAATTGAGGGCTACGATGAGTAA
- a CDS encoding MFS transporter, which translates to MSSIASRSTVATPFEQHPQTWRAVISSSIGNALEWFDVLLYSAMAVTIAKLFFPTANQTVSLLITFATFGVSFFMRPLGAVVIGAYSDRVGRKAALTLSILLMMIGTLLIAIMPTYAQIGLWAPAGIVLARLLQGFSAGGEFGSSTAFLVEHAPHRRGFFSSWQVASQGLSIVLAALAGALLSSQLSTEQLESWGWRLPFFFGLLIGPAGYYIRKNLEESPEFAQADATRTPLRDIMSSQKMQLLIGSGSVIMATVSVYLVVYMPTYAVKQLGMTSTASFSATILAGLIMLLFSPVVGQLSDKYGRTPFMLASSILFVVLTYPLFSWLSFNPSFVNLLLVQGVIGLLMTMYFASMPALLSDIFPVQTRGTGMSLSYNIAVMIFGGFAGMTITWLIAVTDNKLAVTFYVIGGALLSVIATLAARYKLRLR; encoded by the coding sequence ATGAGCAGCATCGCAAGCCGCAGTACCGTCGCAACGCCTTTCGAACAGCACCCGCAGACCTGGCGCGCCGTCATTTCATCTTCCATCGGCAATGCCCTGGAATGGTTCGATGTCTTGCTGTACAGCGCCATGGCGGTCACCATCGCCAAACTGTTTTTCCCGACGGCGAACCAGACCGTTTCGCTGCTGATTACCTTTGCCACCTTCGGCGTCTCGTTTTTCATGCGGCCGCTGGGCGCGGTGGTGATCGGCGCCTATTCTGACCGGGTCGGCCGCAAGGCGGCCTTGACGCTGTCGATCCTGCTGATGATGATCGGCACCTTGCTGATCGCCATCATGCCGACCTATGCCCAGATCGGCTTGTGGGCGCCGGCCGGCATCGTGCTGGCGCGCTTGCTGCAAGGTTTTTCCGCCGGTGGCGAATTCGGCAGCTCGACCGCTTTTCTAGTGGAGCATGCACCGCACAGGCGCGGCTTCTTTTCCAGCTGGCAGGTCGCCAGCCAGGGTCTGAGCATCGTGCTGGCGGCGCTGGCCGGGGCCTTGCTGTCGTCCCAGCTCTCCACGGAGCAGCTGGAATCCTGGGGCTGGCGCCTGCCGTTTTTCTTTGGCCTGCTGATCGGGCCGGCCGGCTATTACATCCGCAAGAACCTGGAAGAATCGCCTGAGTTCGCCCAGGCCGACGCTACCCGCACGCCGCTGCGCGACATCATGAGCAGCCAGAAAATGCAGTTGCTGATCGGCTCGGGCAGCGTCATCATGGCGACCGTGTCGGTGTACCTGGTGGTCTACATGCCGACCTATGCGGTCAAGCAGCTGGGCATGACGTCGACTGCTTCGTTCAGCGCCACCATCCTGGCTGGCCTGATCATGCTGCTGTTCTCTCCGGTGGTCGGCCAGCTCTCCGACAAATATGGGCGCACCCCATTCATGCTGGCCAGCAGCATACTGTTCGTCGTGCTGACCTATCCGTTGTTCTCCTGGCTGTCGTTCAACCCGAGCTTCGTCAACCTGCTGCTGGTGCAAGGCGTGATCGGCCTGTTGATGACCATGTATTTCGCTTCCATGCCCGCACTGTTGTCGGATATTTTCCCGGTCCAGACCCGGGGCACCGGCATGTCTCTGAGCTACAACATCGCGGTAATGATTTTCGGCGGTTTCGCCGGCATGACCATTACCTGGCTGATCGCGGTTACAGACAACAAGCTGGCGGTGACCTTCTACGTAATCGGCGGGGCATTATTGAGCGTGATCGCCACGCTCGCAGCACGTTACAAGTTGCGCCTGCGCTAG
- a CDS encoding ATP-binding cassette domain-containing protein, with protein MDDTILALENVSKYFGSVIALQNVTLRLRKGEVHCLLGDNGAGKSTLIKTLAGVHKPSEGQYLVDGQPVTFNSPKEALDVGVATVYQDLALVPLLSVARNFFMGREPTKKVFGITVMDINYAAETARAKLAEMGIMVRDPHHAIGTMSGGEKQCLAIARAIHFGARVLILDEPTAALGVKQSFNVLKLIHKARERGISVIFITHNVHHAYPIGDSFTLLNRGKSMGTFTKDNVTKDEVLDMMAGGAEMQTLMNQLEGIQV; from the coding sequence ATGGATGACACTATTCTGGCGCTGGAAAATGTCAGCAAGTATTTCGGTTCGGTCATCGCTTTGCAGAACGTCACCTTGCGCCTGAGGAAAGGCGAGGTGCATTGCCTGCTGGGCGACAACGGCGCCGGTAAATCGACCCTGATCAAGACGCTGGCCGGTGTTCACAAGCCGTCCGAAGGCCAGTATCTGGTCGACGGCCAGCCGGTCACCTTCAACTCGCCGAAAGAGGCGCTGGATGTCGGCGTCGCCACGGTCTACCAGGATCTGGCGCTGGTGCCCTTGCTGTCGGTGGCGCGCAATTTCTTCATGGGCCGCGAGCCGACCAAGAAAGTGTTCGGCATCACAGTCATGGATATCAACTATGCGGCGGAGACGGCGCGCGCCAAACTGGCGGAAATGGGCATCATGGTGCGCGATCCGCATCACGCCATCGGCACCATGTCCGGCGGCGAAAAGCAATGTCTGGCGATCGCTCGCGCCATCCATTTCGGCGCCCGCGTGCTGATCCTGGACGAGCCGACGGCGGCGCTGGGGGTCAAGCAATCCTTCAATGTGCTGAAGCTGATCCACAAGGCGCGGGAACGTGGCATTTCGGTGATTTTCATTACCCATAATGTGCATCATGCCTATCCGATCGGTGACTCGTTTACCTTGCTGAACCGCGGCAAGTCGATGGGGACGTTCACCAAAGACAATGTCACCAAGGACGAAGTGCTGGACATGATGGCCGGCGGTGCAGAAATGCAAACGCTGATGAATCAGTTAGAAGGCATCCAGGTTTAA
- a CDS encoding sugar ABC transporter substrate-binding protein has product MQRLGCKGLSKVLMVAALAMGLGAMSSSYAANEKFVLISHAPDSDSWWNTIKNAIKQAGEDFNVTVDYRNPPNGDLADMSRLIEQAAARHYDGVIASIADFSVLKKAMENVTAKKIPLVTINSGTQKQSEELGAIMHVGQPEYDAGHGAGEKAKAAGIKSFLCVNHYATNPSSFERCRGFADAIGVDYKKATLDAGQDPTGIESKVSAYLRNNPGTQAVLALGPDSAAPSLRALQKMGLKGKTWFATFDLSDEIAKGIKDGSVQFAIDQQPYLEGYIPVAVLAIMTQDKITDVAAIQAKLKANPKFQARLAEYGLAPIYGPRHISSGPGYITKDNLDKVLKYAGQYR; this is encoded by the coding sequence ATGCAACGACTCGGATGCAAGGGCCTGTCAAAGGTCTTGATGGTGGCGGCGCTGGCGATGGGCCTGGGCGCGATGAGCAGCAGCTATGCAGCCAATGAGAAATTTGTCCTGATCAGCCATGCCCCGGATTCGGACTCATGGTGGAACACCATCAAGAATGCCATCAAGCAGGCCGGCGAGGATTTCAACGTTACCGTCGACTATCGCAACCCGCCCAACGGCGACCTGGCCGACATGTCGCGCCTGATCGAGCAGGCGGCAGCCCGCCATTACGATGGCGTGATCGCCAGCATCGCTGATTTCAGCGTGCTGAAAAAGGCCATGGAAAACGTCACCGCCAAGAAAATCCCGCTGGTCACCATCAATTCCGGCACTCAGAAACAAAGTGAAGAGCTGGGCGCCATCATGCATGTCGGCCAGCCGGAATACGATGCGGGCCATGGCGCCGGAGAAAAAGCCAAGGCAGCTGGCATCAAATCTTTCCTGTGCGTCAATCATTACGCCACCAACCCGTCTTCCTTCGAACGCTGCCGCGGTTTTGCCGACGCCATCGGCGTCGACTACAAGAAAGCCACGCTGGACGCCGGCCAGGATCCAACCGGGATCGAAAGCAAGGTCAGCGCTTATCTGCGCAACAACCCTGGCACCCAGGCGGTGCTGGCGCTCGGACCTGATTCCGCTGCGCCTAGCTTGCGCGCGCTGCAAAAGATGGGCTTGAAAGGCAAGACGTGGTTCGCCACCTTCGATCTTTCCGATGAAATAGCCAAAGGCATCAAGGATGGTTCGGTACAGTTCGCGATCGACCAGCAACCCTACTTGGAAGGCTACATCCCGGTCGCGGTGCTGGCTATCATGACGCAAGACAAGATCACCGATGTCGCCGCCATCCAGGCCAAGCTGAAAGCCAATCCGAAATTCCAGGCCCGGCTGGCCGAATACGGCCTGGCGCCGATCTACGGTCCGCGCCACATCAGTTCCGGCCCCGGCTACATCACCAAGGACAATCTCGATAAGGTACTGAAATACGCAGGGCAGTATCGTTGA
- a CDS encoding ABC transporter permease has translation MNSSSAHADSNSPAQQNIVPQDERVRKEGSLKRFLGRPEFASLAGAILVFIVFGFAAGDSGMFNLDGVINWMQVAAYLGLISIGACVLMIAGEFDLSIGSMIGFAGMMVAIPTVYFHWPFWLAVMFAFAGSMALGWLNGYLVVKTRLPSFIVTLAFMFILRGLTLALSIMFANRTIVSGVGDLAAADWLGSWLFTGNLGSGLFHWMAAQGWIATAANGQPLVGGIPKVIVWWLVLALGASFVLARTRFGNWIFAVGGDANAAKNVGVPVKRVKTSLFVFTAFCACLFAVLQVADVGSAAADRGLQKEFEAIIAAVIGGALLTGGYGSVIGACFGALIFGVVQIGITYTNLNSDWFRVFLGVMLLVAVLFNNYVRRRVTEAR, from the coding sequence ATGAATTCAAGCAGTGCGCACGCCGACAGCAATAGCCCGGCGCAGCAGAATATCGTCCCGCAAGACGAGCGGGTCCGCAAGGAAGGTTCCTTGAAGCGCTTTCTCGGCCGTCCCGAGTTTGCCTCGCTGGCCGGCGCTATCCTGGTGTTCATCGTGTTCGGCTTTGCCGCCGGCGATTCCGGCATGTTCAATCTCGACGGCGTGATCAACTGGATGCAGGTGGCGGCCTACCTCGGCCTGATCTCGATTGGCGCCTGCGTCCTGATGATTGCCGGCGAGTTCGATTTATCGATCGGGTCGATGATCGGCTTTGCCGGCATGATGGTGGCAATTCCCACCGTGTATTTTCACTGGCCGTTCTGGCTGGCCGTGATGTTCGCCTTTGCCGGTTCGATGGCGCTGGGCTGGTTGAACGGCTATCTGGTGGTCAAGACCCGGCTGCCGTCTTTCATCGTGACGCTGGCCTTCATGTTCATCCTGCGCGGCCTGACGCTGGCGCTGTCGATCATGTTTGCCAACCGCACCATCGTCAGCGGCGTCGGCGACTTGGCGGCGGCTGACTGGCTCGGCAGCTGGCTGTTCACCGGCAATCTCGGCAGTGGCCTGTTTCACTGGATGGCTGCGCAAGGTTGGATCGCAACGGCCGCCAATGGCCAGCCGCTGGTCGGCGGCATTCCCAAGGTAATCGTCTGGTGGCTGGTGCTGGCGCTGGGGGCAAGCTTTGTGCTGGCGCGCACCCGCTTCGGCAACTGGATCTTCGCTGTCGGCGGCGACGCCAATGCCGCCAAGAACGTCGGCGTGCCGGTCAAGCGCGTCAAGACCTCGCTGTTCGTATTCACCGCCTTCTGCGCCTGCCTGTTTGCCGTGCTGCAGGTGGCCGACGTTGGGTCCGCCGCGGCTGACCGTGGCCTGCAAAAGGAATTTGAAGCCATCATCGCGGCAGTTATCGGCGGCGCCTTGCTGACCGGCGGCTATGGCTCGGTGATTGGCGCCTGCTTTGGCGCGCTGATCTTCGGCGTGGTGCAGATCGGTATTACCTACACCAATCTCAATTCCGACTGGTTCCGCGTCTTCCTCGGCGTCATGCTGCTGGTGGCCGTGCTGTTCAATAATTATGTCCGTCGCCGTGTGACGGAAGCGAGGTAA
- the iolG gene encoding inositol 2-dehydrogenase, with the protein MTNLAIDVAVFGAGRIGKIHAGNLVLQPGANLKYVSDINTQAAQELAQQHGAQVADIDSVLADASIGAVLIASSTDTHADLIMRAAAAGKAIFCEKPVDLTLERAKACARAVADAGVTCMIGFQRRFDPTFSALKTRLAAGEIGDPEMLIVTSRDPGAPPVSYIKSSGGIFKDMLIHDFDIFRWILEDEAVSISATGSCLTDPAIAEAGDIDCAAVTIRSRRGRLCQINTSRRAAYGYDQRFEVLGSKGMLQAGNHKPTEVVAAGAHHVSQDKPEHFFLERYRAAYASEIAHFFDAVVNRAAVRTTIEDGVKALELAEAATLSWRENRTIELAK; encoded by the coding sequence ATGACGAATCTGGCAATTGATGTTGCAGTATTCGGCGCCGGCCGCATCGGCAAGATCCATGCAGGCAACCTGGTGCTGCAGCCAGGCGCCAATCTGAAATATGTCAGCGACATTAATACGCAAGCCGCACAAGAACTGGCGCAGCAACACGGAGCGCAAGTGGCGGATATCGACAGCGTGCTGGCCGATGCGAGCATAGGCGCAGTGCTGATCGCCTCCAGCACCGACACCCACGCAGATTTGATCATGCGCGCAGCGGCGGCAGGCAAGGCGATCTTTTGCGAAAAGCCGGTCGACCTGACGCTGGAGCGCGCCAAGGCATGCGCGCGCGCGGTGGCGGATGCCGGCGTGACTTGCATGATCGGTTTCCAGCGCCGTTTCGATCCGACCTTCAGTGCGCTGAAAACGCGCCTGGCAGCCGGCGAAATCGGCGATCCGGAAATGCTGATCGTCACCAGCCGCGACCCAGGCGCGCCGCCGGTGTCGTATATCAAGAGTTCGGGCGGCATATTCAAAGATATGCTGATCCACGATTTCGATATTTTCCGCTGGATACTGGAAGACGAAGCCGTCAGCATCTCGGCCACCGGCAGTTGCCTGACCGATCCGGCGATTGCCGAAGCCGGCGATATCGATTGCGCGGCTGTCACCATCCGCAGCCGCCGCGGCCGTTTGTGCCAGATCAACACCAGCCGTCGCGCCGCCTATGGCTACGATCAACGCTTTGAAGTGCTTGGCAGCAAAGGTATGCTGCAAGCCGGCAATCACAAGCCGACCGAGGTAGTCGCTGCCGGCGCCCATCACGTCAGCCAGGACAAGCCTGAGCACTTCTTCCTGGAGCGTTACCGGGCTGCATATGCCAGCGAGATTGCCCATTTCTTCGATGCCGTGGTCAATCGGGCTGCGGTGCGCACCACCATCGAAGACGGCGTCAAGGCGCTGGAACTGGCGGAAGCGGCGACGCTGTCCTGGCGTGAAAATCGTACTATCGAGCTGGCAAAATGA